In Thunnus maccoyii chromosome 11, fThuMac1.1, whole genome shotgun sequence, one genomic interval encodes:
- the LOC121906608 gene encoding hepatic lectin-like isoform X1: MIDWIHWSLLCSGPRSSERRFYRAVVLCLGLLSVFLLAGLIGLGVHYHYSVQHSAEELSTVKANLTKERDLLNTSIIEMTKERDLLNASIIETTKERDLLNASIIEITKERDLLNASIIETTKERDLLNASIIEITKERDLLNASIIEKTKERNRLKKICPAGWRMFRCSCYFLSSESGSWSRGRQDCREKGADLVVIDSTEEQTFLSTFTEVETWIGLTDRDEEGTWKWIDGIPLTLSYWETNEPNNGNGDPQLGEEDCAHIISGKSTEDNWNDRSCDASLQWICEKNAGV; encoded by the exons ATGATTGATTGGATTCACTGGTCTTTGCTCTGTTCAGGTCCGAGGAGCTCAGAGAGGAGATTTTATAGAGCTGTTGTTCTCTGTCTGGGGCTGCTGAGTGTTTTCCTGCTGGCTGGACTCATTGGCCTCGGTGTCCACT ACCATTACTCAGTGCAGCATTCAGCTGAAGAACTCTCCACTGTAAAAGCCAACCTGACAAAAGAGAGAGACCTGCTGAACACCAGCATCATTGAAATGACTAAAGAGAGAGACCTGCTGAACGCCAGCATCATTGAAACGACTAAAGAGAGAGACCTGCTGAACGCCAGCATCATTGAAATCACTAAAGAGAGAGACCTGCTGAACGCCAGCATCATTGAAACGACTAAAGAGAGAGACCTGCTGAACGCCAGCATCATTGAAATCACTAAAGAGAGAGACCTGCTGAACGCCAGCATCATTGAAAAGACTAAAGAGCGGAACAGGCTGA AGAAAATTTGTCCTGCAGGATGGAGGATGTTCAGATGTTCCTGTTATTTCCTCTCCAGTGAGTCTGGTTCCTGGTCAAGAGGCAGACaggactgcagagagaaaggagcAGATCTGGTGGTTATAGACAGCACTGAAGAACAG ACATTCTTGTCTACCTTCACTGAGGTAGAAACTTGGATTGGTTTGACTGACAGAGACGAAGAGGGAACCTGGAAATGGATTGATGGAATACCACTGACTTTAAG TTACTGGGAGACAAATGAGCCTAATAATGGAAATGGAGATCCGCAGTTGGGTGAAGAGGACTGTGCACATATCATATCTGGCAAGAGTACTGAAGACAACTGGAATGATCGGTCATGTGATGCTTCTCTGCAGTGGATCTGTGAGAAAAATGCTGGTgtataa
- the LOC121906608 gene encoding uncharacterized protein LOC121906608 isoform X2: protein MIDWIHWSLLCSGPRSSERRFYRAVVLCLGLLSVFLLAGLIGLGVHYHYSVQHSAEELSTVKANLTKERDLLNTSIIEMTKERDLLNASIIETTKERDLLNASIIEITKERDLLNASIIETTKERDLLNASIIEITKERDLLNASIIEKTKERNRLNHYSVQHSAEELSTVKANLTKERDLLNTSIIEMTKERDLLNASIIETTKERDLLNASIIETTKRETC, encoded by the exons ATGATTGATTGGATTCACTGGTCTTTGCTCTGTTCAGGTCCGAGGAGCTCAGAGAGGAGATTTTATAGAGCTGTTGTTCTCTGTCTGGGGCTGCTGAGTGTTTTCCTGCTGGCTGGACTCATTGGCCTCGGTGTCCACT ACCATTACTCAGTGCAGCATTCAGCTGAAGAACTCTCCACTGTAAAAGCCAACCTGACAAAAGAGAGAGACCTGCTGAACACCAGCATCATTGAAATGACTAAAGAGAGAGACCTGCTGAACGCCAGCATCATTGAAACGACTAAAGAGAGAGACCTGCTGAACGCCAGCATCATTGAAATCACTAAAGAGAGAGACCTGCTGAACGCCAGCATCATTGAAACGACTAAAGAGAGAGACCTGCTGAACGCCAGCATCATTGAAATCACTAAAGAGAGAGACCTGCTGAACGCCAGCATCATTGAAAAGACTAAAGAGCGGAACAGGCTGA ACCATTACTCAGTGCAGCATTCAGCTGAAGAACTCTCCACTGTAAAAGCCAACCTGACTAAAGAGAGAGACCTGCTGAACACCAGCATCATTGAAATGACTAAAGAGAGAGACCTGCTGAACGCCAGCATCATTGAAACGACTAAAGAGAGAGACCTGCTGAACGCCAGCATCATTGAAACGACTAAGAGAGAGACCTGCTGA
- the LOC121906615 gene encoding uncharacterized protein LOC121906615, producing the protein MGKNYAREDDSLGRLVNDDHVSPNSRMRIITVDRKPHLCLFAIKDIRPGEEITYNYGDSDWPWRLKVATEAHPHHAAWASDCTKDVEQVSTEAHPHHAAWASDCTKDVEQNCKHDVVSSEVPSSEKCVLCYGPFSALKWIGLRCKGQNRCKKPRRKTKPHERLAFLKNADEGLDPRRKRKQQWSPSEVAAALRHFKSLINNGKLATVSAVQDC; encoded by the exons ATGGGAAAAAACTATG CCAGAGAGGATGACTCCCTAGGGAGACTCGTCAATGATGATCATGTAAGCCCAAACAGCAGAATGAGGATCATCACTGTGGATAGAAAGCCTCATCTCTGTTTATTTGCGATCAAGGACATCAGGCCAGGGGAAGAGATAACCTACAACTATGGAGATTCGGACTGGCCATGGAGATTAAAG GTTGCAACTGAAGCACATCCTCACCATGCAGCCTGGGCATCTGACTGCACCAAAGACGTTGAACAG GTTTCAACTGAAGCACATCCTCACCATGCAGCCTGGGCATCTGACTGCACCAAAGACGTTGAACAG aacTGTAAACATGATGTGGTTTCCTCAGAAGTACCAAGCTCGGagaaatgtgtgttgtgttatgGACCCTTCTCTGCCTTAAAATGGATTGGTTTGAGATGTAAAG ggCAGAACAGGTGCAAAAAGCccaggaggaaaacaaaaccacatgAACGCCTTG cgTTTCTCAAAAATGCTGATGAAGGGCTTGATCCCAGGAGGAAACGAAAGCAGCAGTGGTCTCCATCTGAGGTTGCAGCAGCGCTGAGACATTTCAAAAGTCTCATCAACAACGGGAAACTAGCGACAGTGTCAGCAGTACAAGACTGCTGA